The segment GAAGCGGGCCAGTCTCTTTGCCCTGGCTTGCTCTTCTCTGTAGAAAATGAACAAAGTTCAGAAAACTTAGGAACTGGTTCATATATTAATACAAAGAGTCAGTACTGTGTGGTTTAATTTACCCTTCAGTACAGCTTACAGAAGAAAAAGAGTTTCCCTGGATATCCTCCTCCACTGGATATAAAGGTGGAGATCTCGTCCTTTTCGTTGCAGGTGAACCACTTGTCTTCACCGCATTATTAGAATTATTAACAGAGGATGGCTGCCCAGGAAATTGGGAATCTGAACTTCTTGAAAGCATAAATGACTTTGTGCCTGACGCAGGAGGAATTGTTGGTGACCTATCATACAAACATCATGCTTAACTAAGAGCAAGTTTAAAGCACATTCAGCCAGAAAGAGGAAACCAGATTTATTGCAAGAGCAGTAAAGATAAAGCTGCCACAGACGTAAGCAATTACGCATGACTTCACAGGCTAgcagtataatttttttcaggCAACcatttaaagttttaaacttAAGGTAAGTACGCTCATACTCCAACTTGCtaaatataaagtttattaGGATTGCAACTCTATTCTATATAGTGATAGTGAATCCCCTGCCATTCATAAGTACCCGTAggatgtaaaaataataataataagcttACAACATATAGTGAGTTATCATGCTGTCTACCTTCGAGAATCATGTTGAGGAAATACAGGGTTGTCATGAAGAGGTTTATGAGAATGTGCTAGAGCCGAAGAGTTTCTTTTTGTAGCTTCCTGAATTTCAACTGCTTCATGTGCATAAGGAAATGGAGAGCTTGGGCTTTGTTCCAACCGTTTGGGACTGATCCTCGACCTCACCCGATTACTGTCCGCGGAAGATGGCGAGCGTCTACGAAACATGAGAAAATGTACCAGAACGCAAGTTTCCAGAAGTCAGTGAGATGACAAACTTATAATCAGTATAGAAATCAAGGAGGAAAAGACACATAACAtgactatcttttttttttccaacagcAAAAAGGTAGGGATAGACCAAAATTATGACACTTGACAAGAGGATAAAAGGCTTACATCCAAGTTTGACTAGATGGCTGCTGGAAATCATCTACCAAGCTGCCATTCCCAAAACCTGATCCTGGCGAATAGTTTCTTCGAGAAAGCCCTAAACTCCGATCAGGAAGAAGATCCGAACGACTGCAATTAAAAGTGAGGATTGTTAGATTGAAATTAGTTACATCAAAAATCATGACAACCATGCGTATGAAAAAAATCGTTTTCTAACACCATAACCACAcaaaaacttttgaaaatcTGAAAAGAACCATACATAACGCACAACAAAGAAAGGTGTAACAAACTCTCGCAAACGTACAAATCTTAAGAACGCCAAGGGTATGATAGTGCTACAGAACGGACAGAATGTATTGCAGAAAGAGCCATCTTCATCTTAAAGGAGATGGCACAAACAACCTTTTCCTTTTTGAATCGTGTGATCGACCGATCTCAACAACATCAGTTCCACTTCTGGAAAGAGTGTGTGATGTACTAGCTGGAGACGTGGCTGGACTACGTTCACTATGGTCCTTCAGGAAGTTCCTTGATTCATCATGCCCAAACTGAGGATTTAAAGTAGGCCTGCGAGGAATAAAAAAACTCTGAAAACCCTAACACGAAGTTTAGAGCTGCCTAAGTGATACTAGAGCACAAtttaatagaaaattcaaaaagataCGTGTCACTTTTCGCGTGATCCTAAACCACTTTAATTGAACCGAGCATACTAGATCCAACAACAAATCTAAAACCTCAACGATAGGAGGCATAGCTACGTACATACATCAACAACACGGAATCgaagaacacacacacacacacacacacccaCCTGGGAGGATCAGAAGCTCCGAACGTTGTGAACGGCGACGGTTTGGAACTCATCGCCGGTCCTACATCTTTTCCGAAAGGACTAAATGACATCTCTGTAAAAACTTCCTTGAGATATTTTGAAGCTGCTTCGTTCACATTCGTCGCCGGCTAAAGTCGAAAACTAGACCAAATCGAGGTTTCTGTTTCTCCGTTGGGACTTCCCGGCGATGATGATTTACGTTCTACATATACGAGACGTTTCGAATTTAACCGAACGAGATTTTCTATTTGGCCTTTTTATTAAATGGgctttaatctattaaaagccTTGACTCTTTTATTTGTAATGGGCTTTATCGCGGGAAAGCAGCCAAGAAaagaatttttcttttctttttttttatgaataatgTTCCTTTGAAGAACATGATTGCAAAACGACGTGCGCATGTCGCCGCCATCTCTTTAGGTAGTAGAGCCATCAACTCTTCACGACCGTTGACATTTTCTGGAGactagaaaattaaaattttccttctttattattttcctgaaaaaaaaaaaggaaatcatTCCCAGTTTTCGATCTCTCTACGCTTCTTTTTGGACCCAAGAGCTAATGACGATGTCTCGCCGCGGATTGTTGTTGATGTTCGTAGCAGTCTTCCTTGTCCTGATTCAGTCATCAACTGCTCTGATTAGTTCTCCAAGCTCTATCATCAACCCTTCTAAAGTCAAACAAGTTTCTTCAAAACCCAGGTTTTGATTTTTCCTCAATCCTCAACAAATTTGGAAACTTTGACTTTGTGTCTTCTTCTCTGATATAATTCGGACAACATTGGATGTTTTTTTGTCTTCAGGGCATTTGTGTATGAAGGTTTTCTAACGGACCTGGAATGTGATCATTTGATCTCCCTTGTAAGTGCCTCACTATTCAAAATCTGAGCTCAATTTTTGGAAAAGTTTCTCCTTTGAATGTTGtttctgattttgattttttttttcttttttaaacaaGGCAAAAGAGAATCTACAGAGATCTGCGGTTGCTGATAACGACAATGGAGAGAGTCAAGTCAGTGACGTTCGGACCAGCTCCGGCACGTTTATCTCCAAAGGAAAGGTGCTGacttgttcttttttctttcatctCACTTGTCTTTCTCCAATAGGGCATTGGTCTTTTTGATTCTTATATTCTTATGAAAATCGACTTTAAAGCTTTGATGTTGATCCTGATAATAATGgatctgaaaattcaaaacctCACCACTTCTGAATCAGAAGACATTAGACAGTCTGATGAATTAGATCTCTAATCCAACCCAAGAGTTCAGACACATATTGGATTTGATTTTGCGTTACAATGTTCATGTTTTTATGAATCTTTCTAAATAAGCCTCCTGGATCTTGGTAGATTGACCCAAAACTGTATTGAATTAGTGCTTACTACTAGAGCTAGTTTTTTGTCACCAAAGTTGTATCTATGATAATCAATCATGGCTTATGGCTGGTACTTAAGTGGTTTTTTATTGGTAAGGATTACTATCCTCATGGCTCATGTGAAGCTTTCTTTGCTTTATCACAGGATCCTATTGTTTCTGGTATAGAGGACAAGCTCTCCACATGGACATTCCTCCCAAAAGGTAAACAGAGACATTCCTGAATAGTTTGATTATTGAATTCAATCTCCTTTTTCAGAAAATCAAGTGTCAACTCTTCTCGAGTTTCTTGAAAGCGCTTTCTTTACAGAATTGTTATCTGAGTCTTTTACATTCTCTGGTGACAGAAAACGGGGAGGATCTTCAGGTGCTGAGATATGAGCACGGTCAGAAATATGACGCTCACTTTGACTACTTCCACGACAAAGTCAACATCGCCCGCGGTGGACACCGTATAGCAACCGTTCTCATGTATCTTTCCAATGTCACAAAGGGTGGAGAAACTGTTTTCCCTGATGCAGTGGTTTGTATTCATACTTAAACCCATCACATTTCCCCACTTCTTACATCTATACAATTGACACTCTGTATTGTTTCTCTGTTCTGTCTGATGAAATTCTTTGTATTCAGGAGTCTTCCCGCCTCAAGCTTTCTGTAAACAAAGACGACCTTTCTGATTGTGCAAAGAAAGGAATTGCTGGTGAGCGGTGGAACTTTCTTATCATCTGTAAACTTGTTATAAAAacatgttttgattttttttttgtgacctTATTTAGTGAAACCAAAGAAAGGAGATGCACTGTTGTTCTTCAACCTCCACCAAGACGCAACCCCAGACACCTTGAGCCTTCACGGAGGCTGTCCTGTGATCGAAGGAGAGAAATGGTCAGCGACCAAGTGGATTCACGTGGACTCGTTCGATAAGATTGTGACGCATGATGGTAGCTGTTCGGATGCAAACGAGAGCTGTGAAAGATGGGCAGTGCTTGGAGAATGCGCAAAGAACCCTGAGTATATGGTGGGAACTCCAGAGCTCCCTGGAAACTGCAGGCGTAGCTGTAAAGCTTGTTAAAGAGTTTAAATTTATGTTCTCTCTCTTTATGACTGTAACCTTAAGTTTTCTTTATtgatcaaacttttttttgtaatttttttttttgtctctggTGAACTACTTGTTCCTTGATGAGACCCCTCTTGTTCTTGAATCAGTTACCTATTTTCTTTATCAATGGACTCTCTATTTCAGTTACGTCTACAAATGTGAATGTGATCGTTTTCTGTCTTTTGCGTGTTGGTTAAGCTATTCAAAGAGCTAATACTACATTAATCATCGGATTTTCCATTATATAATACGACTTGGTTTCACGGACGCtgttttttatgaatatatttttaaaatatatataatgtagaGAAATATGTTTAGAATTTCCATTTTCAAGTTTTTAGTCACAAAATAGCTTTTAAACAGTAAAATGACCaaatgtttcatttaataagTAAATGATATTTGTAtcttagataaataaataaataattttaaaagattaCCAATTTCTTTTTTGACCATATAAGTTTTTCAATATCTAAAGATGTAGGTAAACGTAATTTGGAAAAATGAAATTATCTTTACACAACCGTAATCTTATTGGGCTGTGCTCGGCCATGCATACTATTCATCCTGTGTATCACTGTTGTGTAGTCTTGCTTATCTGCATGAAGCAATTGAGCCAAAAGTAGTTCACAGATACATCAAGTCAAGCAACATACTGATCAGTGACGAATTCAATGCCGTGTTTAAGTAGAAGCAGAAAGGTAGCATAAATATGACTTATATGTAGAATACAACAGCCTATATAAGGTATTCTACAGAAAGAATTCAGCGTCATAGAATCCTACTCTCTGATTACAGGCCCTTCGTGAATCAAATCCTACTCTCTGCTCTCAGATGATGCTAGCTTGGCTGTCTACTGCTCCCTGATTACCAAGATCATCTCTGCTCATCGGTGAAAACTATGCATGTCGCTTCTCCTCCCCTCACTAACCGGTTTCGATTTGTCTCGCCTCTCTTTTTTGGGCTCCATTGCATTTGGGCTTCTGTCAAATATGTGGGTTTAAACTATTATGTGGGGCTAATTAGTAGGCTAACTAACAAAACACTAAGGCCCATGGCCTGTATTTTTTGTATTCTCCTgcttttaaattgaaaaatgttcgtcaaaaaaaaaaaaaattcagcgtCATGTTTATGCAGAAACTTGAAATACGTTTATTAGaagagaaaattattttaaaaaagaaatttaacaaGATGAATATTTGAGCATTGAAGAGTTTGGCCCTTTTTAGTTTCACTAACCtcaaaaaaattagttttactAACTTGGATTTCTAACCT is part of the Raphanus sativus cultivar WK10039 chromosome 5, ASM80110v3, whole genome shotgun sequence genome and harbors:
- the LOC108862420 gene encoding prolyl 4-hydroxylase 2; amino-acid sequence: MTMSRRGLLLMFVAVFLVLIQSSTALISSPSSIINPSKVKQVSSKPRAFVYEGFLTDLECDHLISLAKENLQRSAVADNDNGESQVSDVRTSSGTFISKGKDPIVSGIEDKLSTWTFLPKENGEDLQVLRYEHGQKYDAHFDYFHDKVNIARGGHRIATVLMYLSNVTKGGETVFPDAVESSRLKLSVNKDDLSDCAKKGIAVKPKKGDALLFFNLHQDATPDTLSLHGGCPVIEGEKWSATKWIHVDSFDKIVTHDGSCSDANESCERWAVLGECAKNPEYMVGTPELPGNCRRSCKAC